In Psychrobacter ciconiae, the genomic window CCCAAAAACCGGCAGACCACGCAAAGCCATGACTTTTATTGATGCGACCATTTTTGTGGAGCGCAGCGGTCAAAAAGCCATCGTCATTGGCGAAAAAGGTCAGCGAATCAAGCAAGTAGGTATTGATGCCCGCCGCGATATGGAGCAACTGTTTGACAAAAAAGTCATGCTAACCCTTTGGGTGAAAGTCAAACGCGGCTGGTCGGATGACGAGCGCGCATTAAATAGCTTAGGATATTAATTATTTGTATAGGGGCGAGCGATGCGAAATGAAGCGTTAACCGGATATTTGCTGCATCAACGCCCTTATCAAGAAAAGCGCGCGCTGTATTATCTGTTCTCCAAAGAGCATGGCGTGATTAGCGGTATTGGAAAAAAAGGCGCGCCGCTATTTGAGCCACTGCAATTGTTTGCAACCGGTAAGCGCGATCTGAAAACCTTTAGCCAAATCACCATTGCGCCTGTCACCGCCAATAAGCCGCCATCAGAAACCACCCAAAATAACCCTTGTCAAAAAATCAGCGGTCAAAACCAATACGCCGCGCTGTACCTGAACGAGATTTTATGGCGACTGTTGCCGCAAGAGGACACCGCGCCCAATCTTTGGCAGCATTACGAAGCAAGCCTTAATAGACTGAAGCAGCCGCTGACCAATACCGAACTTCGGCTTTGTTTACGGGAGTTTGAGCAGCAATTATTTATCCAGCTTGGCTTTGCGATGGCTTTGACTGAAGACAGTTTAGGAAATAGTATTGCGGCAGATAGTATTTATCGTTTTGCGCCCGATGCGGGTTTTCTCGCCATTAATCAACAGGCAAACGAGCAGGCAAGTGCAATCGCTAATGCTTTTACAGGCTTTGAAATCCAATCGATGGCAGCTTTAGGCATTACTGAGGCGACCTTAAGCAGTTTTTCAAGATTATACCGGCAGCTGATTGATCATCTGCTCGATCATAAACCGCTGCAAAGCCGAAAGCTTTGGCAGCAGCAGCAGCGCTACCAACACTAATTTGCTTTATTAATAAAAGCCATTAAGATAGATATTGCTCAATCTTATTGACTTTTAAAATTTGCATCAAAAAACTTATCGCAACCAACAACTAAAGCGAATCGCGATTTGACAAAAGGACTGATTATGACCACCTCAAACCATATCGATAATAAAAAACCCTTATTAGGCGTCAATATTGACCACGTCGCCACCTTGCGCCAAGCTCGCGGCGTTGATTATCCAAGCCCA contains:
- the recO gene encoding DNA repair protein RecO codes for the protein MRNEALTGYLLHQRPYQEKRALYYLFSKEHGVISGIGKKGAPLFEPLQLFATGKRDLKTFSQITIAPVTANKPPSETTQNNPCQKISGQNQYAALYLNEILWRLLPQEDTAPNLWQHYEASLNRLKQPLTNTELRLCLREFEQQLFIQLGFAMALTEDSLGNSIAADSIYRFAPDAGFLAINQQANEQASAIANAFTGFEIQSMAALGITEATLSSFSRLYRQLIDHLLDHKPLQSRKLWQQQQRYQH